The DNA sequence ATCAAGGTtcacgtgtgtgtgtgttggggggggggggggggggggggtcgatcCAGACTGCGACAAACCTGGATCGTTATAATagggaaatatttttcttttgacaAGTGTTCGGCATTGGAAGTGGGAGTCGCCATTCTTTTGGGTGAGACCTTAAAAACCGAAGTTCCGTGGCAGATTGGTGTTGGTAAAAACGATTACTACAAAAGTGACCCTAAGTACCTAGAATATGTATAGATTAGTAACAACTCACCTAAACTGGTGACATCTCTAAATGAGGGGGGAATTATTGAGGGAGAATTAAAATCTAATCAATCAATTCCAAAAAAGTGTCATGGAAAAGAAATACTCTGTATGTAATACCTTTGATTTGATGTTGACATCCTCCGATCCATTCAAGCTGGATTTGTCTACTCCTAAAAACTGGTTCCCATCATTTATAACGCAGGTTTGAGTGATGACTGGCGACTTCTCTCCGACCATTTTCTTCTCCTCACTAGTCATGTCTTTAATTGGAGTGGAATTTCCAGCAAACTTGATGTCTTTGTCTAATGAGGACTGACTGGACTCCACTGACAGGGGGCTGGAATCGTTAGAAGGAAGAAGCATCGGAGAGTAGTTTATACACGGCATGTTAAGGGGGAGGGACACGGAATTACAGTGAGGGTAGGGTTGTCCTGTGAGGTACATGGACTTCCACCAAGGGTTATAATGCATGCTCAGCGAACGGAGAATGTCACCGTATGGACCGATAACATTGCTGGAGTAACCCGACTGGAAAGACGCATGCGCCACTGATCTGTCGGGAGTTTCTGTCTCCATCATAGCGGATCCCATGTAGCGGTTATACTGGTTCATTCCAGTCGGAACTGCCTGCAGATGATCAAACGGATTTTGATTTAGCGGTCCTACTGGTATTGACGGAGCGCTGGAAGAAGTGGTGGAACTGAAACTGTGTTGTGCGGTACGCTTGCGACATCCGCCATTAAACATGGACTTCACGTCCTCCCAAGCATGCTGAAGAGAATCTGATGGGGATGGTTCGTCTAGGTTCAGGTGACGTCTCCACGAGTTGAAGTTTGCGGCGTCTGGGTGACGATAGCTTGCCGAGGATGTcttgtgataatggaatataaaCTTGTTAGGCGAAAAGAATGAATTACAAAAGGAACATTTTATGCACTTCGCCCGAGAGCTGTTGTATCTAGAAGGCAGGAACAGACCTTGACATCCCCAACCGCATGTATGATTGACCTTGAAAGAGAAGTTTTCCGGGAGTTTTGGAGGAGGAATTTCCTCCAGAAATGATTTAACCAGCCTCTCAGCCTCTCGCTTTGTGATCAGACCACACCGCCTAGATGACACTGGCATCGCACCTGTTCGTCGTAATATCTCTAACTGTACAGGGGTGCATTGTAGACACGTGATCCCCAGCGCTACTCTGCGGTTGTGGATTTCATTATAACTGAAATTCCTTAACAAAGTATTCGAGATCTGGGCCAAACAGAGCCGTTCTTTATTCTCTACATACAAACACACTATAGGGACGCCAAACAGCACAACAGTGCCGACGTCGTTGTCCGCGAAGGACGTGGAGGGGGAGTTCTGCTTTGGGGTACACGAAGGGGTAGATTCACTAGCGTTGTACTGGAAATCCGTATCTGATGCAGATTTTCTTTGCAAGGTGGTCTGGTCTTCCGAAGAGAAGGTATCTACAACacaattaattttataaaacattaattaCAGTAATTAGTGAATCTGTGTACAAGGAAACATTAACTACAGTAATTAGTGGATCTGTGTACAAGGAAACATTAACTACAGTAATTAGTGGATCTGACAAGAAAACAGTAACTACAGTAATTAGTGGATCTGTATACAAGGAAACATTAATTACAGTAATTAGTGGATCTGTATACAAAGAAACATTAATTACAGTAATTAGTGGATCTGACAAGAAAACAGTAACTACAGTAATTAGTGGATCTGTATACAAGAAAACAGTAATTAGTGGATCTGTATACCAGAAAACAGTAACTACAGTAATTAATGGATCTGTATACAAGGATATTTCCATTCCGTGTTAGATAAAAACGATAATCCTGCATTAACATCACCCGGGTAGATTAAAAACGATTACATCACCGGGAACATTAAAATCGACTACATTGCCCAGGTACATTAAAATCAATTACATCGCTCAGGTACATTAAAATCGATTACATCGCCCAGGTACATTAAAATCGATTACATCGCCCAGGTACATTAAAATCAATTACATCGCCCAGGTACATTAAAATCGATTACATCGCCCAGGTACATTAAAATCGATTACATCGCCCAGGTACATTAAAATCGATTACATCGCCCAGAAACATTAAAATCGATTATACTGTGTTAATATCGCCTGGGcacattgaaaaacaataaaattttattttgaattcgcCCCAAACCATATATTACTACTTTATAGTAATGTGGTTCGCCCTTCAGGGATGGGTACGCATTTCTATAATGGAACAGAGAGAAACTTTCTCGGGATATAGTGATACTAGCTAAGATGTGGTATAT is a window from the Ostrea edulis chromosome 5, xbOstEdul1.1, whole genome shotgun sequence genome containing:
- the LOC125652028 gene encoding uncharacterized protein LOC125652028; translation: MANNHHMMLTQWADAKDTFSSEDQTTLQRKSASDTDFQYNASESTPSCTPKQNSPSTSFADNDVGTVVLFGVPIVCLYVENKERLCLAQISNTLLRNFSYNEIHNRRVALGITCLQCTPVQLEILRRTGAMPVSSRRCGLITKREAERLVKSFLEEIPPPKLPENFSFKVNHTCGWGCQGLFLPSRYNSSRAKCIKCSFCNSFFSPNKFIFHYHKTSSASYRHPDAANFNSWRRHLNLDEPSPSDSLQHAWEDVKSMFNGGCRKRTAQHSFSSTTSSSAPSIPVGPLNQNPFDHLQAVPTGMNQYNRYMGSAMMETETPDRSVAHASFQSGYSSNVIGPYGDILRSLSMHYNPWWKSMYLTGQPYPHCNSVSLPLNMPCINYSPMLLPSNDSSPLSVESSQSSLDKDIKFAGNSTPIKDMTSEEKKMVGEKSPVITQTCVINDGNQFLGVDKSSLNGSEDVNIKSKISIECNIKDEQINAEVNRKQSLPGCDETKKPFTIEDMDISTYSIDQLRELLLRSRTGKIGNTL